A genomic region of Pseudomonas sp. MPC6 contains the following coding sequences:
- a CDS encoding xanthine dehydrogenase family protein molybdopterin-binding subunit yields MNSIKPLSRRGFLQGSAWLGGGLVVAFVIPGAHRFASGAENQGKVFAPNAFLRIGNDDSVTVLLGHSEMGQGIWTGLTMLIAEELEADWSKIRVEHAPASAADYGLAAFGGMQITGGSTSTWMEFDRYRQAGATARLMLIDAAAKRFNVAPSGIRTEAGVVIAGDRRATYGELADDAGKLPLPDPASIKFKEAKDWTLIGKPTKRLDTPEKITGRAKFGIDVQFDGLMTAMVARSPVFGGSVKSFEGAEALAIPGVHKVLQVPTGVAVIADHYWAAKLGRDALKIDWDLGPNTGLDSQALLENFRKLATTPGLSASKAGDTDGTMGKAVKTVDVEYSVPYLAHAPMEPLNCTVKITRNKCEIWTGTQFQTLDQMIAGKITGLKPEQVEIHTQFLGGGFGRRANPTSDFVAEAVEVAKAAGEPVKTVWSREDDIRGGYYRSAFLHHARIGLDAAGLPIAWKHVMVGQSIMAGTSLEATMVKDGIDKTSVEGVADSPYLTGLAHHQVDLHSPKTGISVLWLRSVGHTHTAFVMESLIDELAEAAGKDPVDYRRTLLKDHPRHLGVLNLAVEKAGWKAPLPDGHVLGVAVHESFGSYVAQVAEVSQDNLAIRVHRVVCAVDCGIAVNPMSIAAQMESAITFGLGFTLHSKLTFKDGKVEQSNYHDYQVLRLNEMPLVEVHIVPSSEKPGGIGEAGVPPTAPAVANAVFALTGQRLRELPLQLAGV; encoded by the coding sequence ATGAACAGCATCAAACCGTTATCGCGCCGCGGTTTTCTCCAGGGCAGCGCATGGCTGGGTGGCGGTCTGGTGGTGGCGTTTGTCATCCCCGGTGCCCATCGTTTTGCCAGCGGCGCCGAGAATCAAGGCAAGGTCTTCGCCCCCAACGCCTTTTTGCGGATCGGCAATGACGACAGCGTCACCGTGCTGCTCGGCCATTCGGAGATGGGCCAGGGCATCTGGACCGGCCTGACCATGTTGATCGCCGAAGAACTGGAGGCCGACTGGTCGAAAATCCGCGTCGAGCATGCACCCGCGTCGGCCGCCGATTATGGCCTGGCCGCGTTTGGCGGGATGCAGATTACCGGCGGGTCCACCTCGACCTGGATGGAGTTCGATCGTTACCGCCAGGCCGGCGCCACGGCGCGGTTGATGCTGATCGATGCGGCTGCCAAGCGCTTCAATGTTGCGCCTTCCGGGATTCGCACCGAAGCGGGCGTGGTGATTGCCGGTGACCGGCGCGCCACCTACGGCGAACTGGCCGATGATGCCGGCAAGCTGCCCCTGCCGGATCCGGCTTCGATCAAGTTCAAGGAGGCCAAGGACTGGACGCTCATCGGCAAGCCCACCAAGCGCCTGGACACCCCGGAGAAAATCACCGGCCGGGCCAAATTCGGCATCGACGTGCAATTCGATGGCCTGATGACCGCCATGGTCGCCCGTTCACCGGTGTTCGGTGGCAGCGTCAAGTCCTTCGAAGGCGCCGAAGCGCTGGCGATTCCGGGCGTGCATAAGGTGTTGCAGGTGCCCACGGGCGTCGCGGTGATTGCCGATCACTATTGGGCGGCGAAGCTGGGGCGCGATGCGTTGAAGATCGACTGGGACCTGGGGCCGAATACCGGGCTCGACAGTCAGGCATTGCTGGAAAACTTCCGCAAACTCGCGACCACCCCCGGTCTTTCAGCCAGCAAGGCCGGCGACACCGACGGCACCATGGGCAAGGCGGTGAAAACAGTCGATGTCGAATACAGCGTGCCCTACCTGGCCCACGCGCCAATGGAGCCTCTTAATTGCACCGTCAAAATAACCCGGAACAAATGCGAGATCTGGACCGGCACCCAGTTTCAGACTCTGGATCAAATGATCGCGGGGAAAATCACCGGGCTCAAACCGGAACAGGTGGAGATTCATACCCAGTTTTTGGGCGGCGGGTTTGGTCGCCGGGCCAATCCCACCTCGGATTTTGTCGCTGAAGCCGTGGAAGTCGCCAAGGCCGCGGGGGAACCGGTGAAAACCGTCTGGTCGCGCGAGGATGATATCCGCGGAGGTTATTACCGCTCGGCGTTCCTGCATCACGCACGCATCGGCCTGGATGCCGCGGGCCTGCCCATCGCCTGGAAACATGTCATGGTCGGGCAGTCGATCATGGCCGGCACCTCGTTGGAGGCGACCATGGTCAAGGATGGCATCGACAAGACGTCTGTCGAAGGGGTTGCCGACAGTCCTTACCTCACGGGGCTGGCCCATCACCAGGTTGACCTGCATTCGCCGAAAACCGGGATCAGCGTGCTCTGGCTGCGTTCGGTCGGGCACACCCATACCGCGTTCGTGATGGAGTCGCTGATCGACGAACTGGCCGAGGCGGCCGGCAAGGACCCGGTCGACTACCGACGAACCCTGCTCAAGGATCATCCACGGCATCTGGGCGTGCTGAACCTGGCCGTCGAGAAAGCCGGCTGGAAGGCCCCTTTGCCGGACGGCCACGTCTTGGGTGTCGCGGTGCATGAGTCGTTCGGCAGTTACGTTGCCCAAGTCGCCGAAGTGTCCCAGGACAACCTGGCGATCCGCGTGCATCGGGTGGTGTGCGCGGTGGATTGCGGCATTGCGGTCAACCCGATGAGCATCGCCGCGCAAATGGAGTCGGCAATTACGTTCGGCCTCGGATTTACCTTGCACAGCAAACTGACGTTCAAGGACGGGAAGGTAGAGCAGTCCAATTATCACGATTATCAGGTGCTGCGGCTCAATGAAATGCCGCTGGTCGAAGTGCATATCGTGCCCAGTAGCGAGAAACCCGGCGGTATCGGCGAAGCCGGCGTACCGCCCACGGCGCCGGCGGTGGCCAATGCGGTGTTCGCCCTGACCGGGCAGCGCCTGCGCGAGCTGCCGCTGCAACTGGCGGGGGTGTGA
- a CDS encoding (2Fe-2S)-binding protein, whose product MLTLNINGKDQALDVPADMPLLWVLRDVAHLTGTKFGCGMAQCGACTVHVDGAPLRSCVTPATAVAHGQKILTIEGLSTDGSHPVQQAWAELDVVQCGYCQSGQIMSAAALLAKIPHPTDSDIDQALSGNICRCGTYPRIRAAVKRAAEIG is encoded by the coding sequence ATGCTGACCCTTAACATCAATGGCAAGGATCAGGCGCTGGACGTCCCGGCGGACATGCCGCTGCTCTGGGTCCTGCGCGATGTCGCGCACCTGACCGGCACCAAATTCGGTTGCGGCATGGCCCAGTGCGGTGCCTGCACCGTGCACGTCGACGGTGCGCCGCTGCGTTCCTGCGTCACGCCCGCCACGGCCGTGGCCCACGGGCAGAAAATCCTCACCATCGAAGGCCTGTCCACCGACGGCTCGCACCCGGTGCAACAAGCCTGGGCCGAACTCGACGTGGTCCAGTGCGGTTACTGCCAGTCGGGGCAGATCATGTCGGCGGCCGCCTTGCTGGCGAAGATTCCCCACCCCACTGACAGCGACATCGATCAGGCGCTTTCCGGCAACATTTGCCGCTGCGGCACCTACCCAAGGATCCGTGCCGCGGTCAAACGCGCTGCCGAAATCGGTTGA
- a CDS encoding AraC family transcriptional regulator has translation MKHTVAKDTGKAPRFWRDDALPFIEARSIVDGREVCYTRHAHEHFSIGAITAGCSTYLHEQSAFQVSAGTVVLMNPGDVHACNPIDNQPWSYLMLYVDTPWLTDLQHQLGFSHDLAFRRFSVTHDRDAQLFTGLTGLYDVLVDDQQDVLRKHSTAVEFFTEVQLLLNPVDPPLREPNFKLERAADYIRDNCTQMLKLEDICAAAKLSPSYLIRAFKQHYGMTPHAFLVNRRIQFARDRLRSGKLIADVALEAGFADQAHFQRAFKQHLAATPGQYRG, from the coding sequence ATGAAACACACCGTTGCCAAAGACACAGGCAAGGCCCCGCGCTTCTGGCGTGATGACGCCCTGCCCTTCATCGAAGCCCGCTCCATCGTCGATGGGCGCGAGGTCTGCTACACCCGGCACGCCCATGAGCACTTTTCCATAGGGGCGATCACCGCCGGGTGCAGTACCTATCTCCACGAGCAATCGGCATTCCAGGTCAGTGCCGGCACCGTCGTGCTGATGAATCCCGGCGATGTCCATGCCTGCAATCCCATTGATAATCAGCCCTGGTCGTACTTGATGTTGTACGTCGATACGCCGTGGCTCACCGATCTGCAGCACCAGCTCGGGTTCAGCCACGACCTCGCGTTTCGGCGGTTTTCCGTCACCCATGACCGCGACGCGCAGCTGTTTACTGGCCTGACGGGCTTGTACGACGTGTTGGTTGACGATCAGCAGGACGTGCTGCGCAAACACAGCACGGCGGTGGAGTTTTTCACCGAGGTACAGCTACTGCTCAACCCGGTCGATCCACCGCTGCGCGAGCCCAATTTCAAACTGGAGCGGGCGGCTGACTACATCCGCGACAACTGCACGCAAATGCTCAAGCTCGAAGACATTTGCGCGGCCGCCAAGCTGTCGCCGTCTTATCTGATCCGTGCATTCAAGCAGCATTACGGCATGACGCCCCATGCGTTTCTGGTCAACCGGCGCATCCAGTTCGCCCGGGATCGACTGCGCAGCGGCAAGCTGATCGCCGATGTCGCGCTGGAAGCGGGGTTTGCCGACCAGGCGCATTTTCAACGGGCGTTCAAACAACACCTGGCGGCGACACCGGGGCAGTATCGCGGCTGA
- a CDS encoding LysE family translocator: MSLIMSMAAFALVASITPGPVNIVALSSGARFGFRASQRHVAGATLGFVLLLVLMGLGLHELLLLWPALTQVVQCAGVTFLLYMAFKLAADKGHLEAKAPGRAPSMLYGAVMQWLNPKAWLACVAGMGAFVADGEARLVWQFAAVYLVICYVSVGCWAYAGTFLRGYLHNPAGMRLFNRSMALLLAVSAIYLVLPQAY, from the coding sequence ATGAGTCTGATTATGTCCATGGCGGCGTTTGCCCTCGTAGCGTCGATCACGCCGGGGCCGGTGAATATCGTGGCGTTGAGTTCGGGGGCGCGTTTCGGCTTCCGGGCCAGTCAGCGGCATGTGGCCGGTGCGACGCTGGGCTTTGTATTGCTGCTGGTTCTGATGGGATTGGGCTTGCATGAGCTGTTGCTGCTTTGGCCAGCGTTGACGCAGGTGGTGCAATGTGCCGGTGTGACGTTCCTGTTGTACATGGCCTTCAAGCTCGCCGCCGACAAGGGCCATCTCGAAGCGAAGGCGCCGGGCCGGGCACCGTCGATGCTCTACGGCGCTGTCATGCAGTGGCTCAACCCGAAAGCCTGGCTGGCTTGCGTGGCCGGCATGGGCGCGTTTGTCGCCGATGGCGAGGCGCGGCTGGTCTGGCAGTTTGCCGCGGTGTACCTGGTGATCTGCTATGTGTCCGTCGGCTGCTGGGCTTATGCCGGGACCTTTTTGCGCGGCTATTTGCACAACCCGGCGGGTATGCGCTTGTTCAACCGGAGCATGGCGTTGTTGCTGGCGGTGAGTGCCATTTACCTGGTGTTGCCTCAGGCGTATTAA
- a CDS encoding LysE family translocator: MDLATLSLFLPACFALNMAPGPNNLLSVSNSTRYGYRTACVAGIGRLLAFAGMIALASAGLAVVLQTSELLFYGIKIVGAAYLFYLAWQLWRADPGTQDTVAGAPVGTLRLARQEFLVAAGNPKAILIFTAFLPQFVDPARAITPQFALLGALFLMLEWIAIGAYAYMGLHMRRWFAQPRGKRLFNRCCAGLLSAAASVLLMARRT, translated from the coding sequence ATGGACCTCGCCACCCTCTCCCTCTTCCTCCCCGCCTGCTTCGCCCTGAACATGGCGCCAGGCCCGAACAACCTGTTGTCGGTCAGCAATTCGACTCGCTACGGCTACCGCACCGCGTGTGTCGCCGGCATCGGCCGGCTGCTGGCGTTTGCCGGGATGATCGCCCTCGCGTCGGCGGGGCTGGCGGTGGTGCTGCAAACCTCGGAGCTGCTGTTCTACGGGATCAAGATCGTCGGCGCGGCCTATCTGTTCTATCTCGCCTGGCAGTTGTGGCGCGCCGATCCCGGGACGCAAGACACTGTTGCGGGAGCGCCGGTGGGCACGCTGAGATTGGCGCGCCAGGAATTTCTGGTGGCGGCCGGCAATCCGAAAGCGATCCTGATCTTCACCGCATTCCTGCCACAGTTCGTTGACCCGGCCCGGGCAATCACCCCGCAATTTGCGCTGTTGGGCGCGTTGTTCCTGATGCTGGAATGGATTGCGATCGGCGCCTACGCCTACATGGGCCTGCACATGCGCCGCTGGTTTGCCCAGCCTCGGGGCAAGCGGCTATTCAACCGTTGCTGTGCGGGGTTGTTGTCGGCGGCGGCTTCGGTGTTGCTGATGGCCCGCCGGACCTGA
- a CDS encoding methylated-DNA--[protein]-cysteine S-methyltransferase, with the protein MNLQNTLLPPHAEMVRAMLERDTAYEGVFFTAVKTTGIFCRPGCTARKPKPENVEFFAHADECLSAGYRACLRCKPLDAAAIAPDWVQKLLAAVDADPDLRWSDAQLLAEGIEPLKLRRWFKQHFGMTFHAWLRTRRLGMALGGIKQGDSIDHAAFDSGYESLSGFRDAFQKSFHITPGRATNSEPLLFTRLTTPLGPMIAMAERRGLVLLEFLDRPALTREVEELQQRYGYAVAPGHNSHLRQIEAELAAYFAGKLTGFNVPLHLPGSEFARQVWAELAKIPYGQTSTYGTIAAQLGKPGASRAVGLANGHNRLAIVLPCHRVIGADGSLTGYGGGQPRKAFLLRLEQTAVQLTEHLTF; encoded by the coding sequence ATGAACTTACAAAACACTTTGCTGCCGCCCCACGCCGAGATGGTTCGCGCCATGCTCGAACGAGACACCGCCTACGAGGGGGTGTTCTTTACCGCGGTCAAGACCACCGGCATCTTCTGTCGCCCCGGTTGCACCGCGCGCAAGCCCAAGCCGGAGAACGTCGAGTTCTTTGCCCATGCCGATGAATGCCTGTCGGCCGGCTACCGCGCCTGCCTGCGCTGCAAACCACTGGACGCGGCGGCTATCGCTCCGGACTGGGTGCAAAAGCTGCTCGCGGCGGTGGACGCCGATCCCGACCTGCGCTGGAGCGATGCGCAGTTGCTCGCAGAAGGCATCGAGCCACTGAAACTGCGGCGCTGGTTCAAGCAGCATTTCGGCATGACCTTCCACGCCTGGCTGCGCACCCGCCGCCTCGGCATGGCCTTGGGCGGGATCAAGCAGGGCGACTCCATCGATCACGCGGCGTTCGACTCAGGCTACGAATCACTGAGCGGTTTCCGCGATGCCTTTCAAAAGTCCTTCCACATCACACCGGGCCGTGCCACCAACAGCGAGCCGCTACTGTTCACTCGCCTGACCACGCCCCTGGGGCCGATGATCGCCATGGCTGAACGCCGGGGGCTGGTGTTGCTGGAGTTTCTCGACCGGCCGGCTCTGACCCGGGAAGTCGAAGAATTGCAGCAGCGCTACGGCTATGCCGTGGCGCCTGGGCACAATAGCCATTTACGCCAGATCGAAGCGGAACTGGCAGCGTATTTCGCCGGCAAACTGACCGGGTTCAACGTGCCGCTGCACCTGCCAGGCAGCGAATTCGCCCGCCAGGTGTGGGCCGAACTGGCGAAGATTCCCTACGGCCAGACCAGCACCTATGGCACCATCGCCGCGCAACTGGGCAAGCCTGGGGCGAGCCGCGCCGTGGGCCTGGCGAACGGGCACAACCGCCTTGCGATTGTCTTGCCCTGCCACCGGGTAATCGGTGCAGACGGCTCGCTGACCGGCTACGGTGGAGGACAACCGCGCAAGGCGTTTCTGCTCAGGCTGGAACAAACCGCGGTGCAGCTTACCGAACACCTTACGTTCTGA
- a CDS encoding DNA-3-methyladenine glycosylase: MPDPYLPATEFMASIDDDWRRHIAAIGPCLHQPHAARDPYESLVRAIAYQQLHARAGDAIVGRLLALFPGGAFPRPEQIVATDFEQMRSCGFSASKIATIQGIAQATLDGVVPDFATALAMDDEALIERLITLRGVGRWTVEMLLIYSLERPDILPADDFGVREGYRRLKGLEVQPTRKQMIEIGLAWSPCRTVASWYLWRVPGR; encoded by the coding sequence ATGCCCGATCCGTACCTGCCCGCCACCGAGTTTATGGCATCCATCGACGACGACTGGCGCCGCCACATCGCCGCCATCGGCCCCTGCCTGCATCAGCCCCATGCGGCTCGCGATCCTTATGAATCGCTGGTGCGGGCGATTGCCTACCAGCAACTGCACGCCCGGGCCGGAGACGCGATAGTAGGAAGGTTGCTGGCGTTGTTTCCAGGGGGGGCATTCCCCAGGCCTGAACAGATTGTCGCGACGGACTTCGAGCAGATGCGCAGTTGCGGGTTCTCCGCCAGCAAGATCGCGACCATTCAAGGGATTGCTCAAGCGACCTTGGATGGCGTGGTACCTGATTTCGCCACGGCGCTGGCCATGGATGACGAGGCGTTGATCGAACGCTTGATCACTCTGCGCGGGGTCGGGCGTTGGACGGTGGAAATGTTGCTGATCTATAGCCTGGAACGCCCGGATATTTTGCCGGCCGATGACTTTGGCGTGCGTGAGGGTTATCGGCGGCTCAAGGGGCTGGAGGTGCAGCCGACGCGCAAGCAGATGATTGAGATCGGGCTGGCTTGGAGTCCTTGTCGGACGGTGGCTTCCTGGTATTTGTGGCGGGTGCCCGGCCGGTAG
- a CDS encoding GFA family protein, protein MQLEGSCHCGAVSFSLTSAHPYPYQRCYCSICRKTQGGGGYSINIGGDAASLKVRGRKHITIYHARLKEEGAQRAHRSTAERHFCSLCGSGLWLFSPEWPELIHPFASAIDTPLPVPPEHTHLLLDSRAPWVEVEVRPGDKQFEVYPEESIAEWHERLGLSR, encoded by the coding sequence ATGCAACTCGAAGGCTCCTGCCATTGCGGCGCGGTGTCGTTCAGCTTGACCAGCGCCCACCCCTACCCGTACCAGCGCTGCTACTGCTCGATCTGCCGCAAGACCCAAGGCGGCGGCGGTTATTCGATCAATATTGGGGGTGACGCCGCCAGCCTGAAAGTGCGCGGCCGCAAACACATTACGATCTACCACGCACGACTCAAGGAAGAAGGCGCCCAGCGTGCGCACCGCAGCACCGCCGAACGACATTTCTGCTCCCTGTGCGGCTCCGGCTTGTGGCTGTTCAGCCCGGAGTGGCCGGAATTGATCCACCCGTTTGCATCAGCCATCGACACCCCGCTGCCGGTGCCGCCGGAACACACGCACTTGTTGCTCGATTCCAGGGCGCCGTGGGTGGAAGTCGAAGTGCGTCCTGGTGACAAGCAGTTCGAGGTCTATCCCGAAGAGTCGATCGCCGAGTGGCATGAGCGCCTGGGTTTGAGCCGATAA
- the miaE gene encoding tRNA isopentenyl-2-thiomethyl-A-37 hydroxylase MiaE: MILPEIHEFLGCRTPDGWIQAALGDQETLLIDHKNCEFKAASTALSLIAKYHSHVDLINLMSRLAREELVHHEQVMRLMKKRKIELRQLSAGRYASGLRKVVRSHEPVKLVDTLVVGAFIEARSCERFEALVPHLDEELGKFYFGLLKSEARHFQGYLKLAYQYGDAKDIAQVIDRVRVAEQALIESPDVEFRFHSGVPVLA; this comes from the coding sequence ATGATCCTTCCCGAAATTCACGAGTTCCTCGGCTGCCGGACCCCCGACGGCTGGATCCAGGCCGCGCTGGGCGATCAGGAAACCCTGCTGATCGATCACAAGAACTGCGAATTCAAGGCCGCCAGCACGGCATTGAGCCTGATTGCCAAGTATCACTCCCACGTCGACCTGATCAACCTGATGTCGCGCCTGGCCCGGGAAGAGCTGGTGCACCACGAACAGGTCATGCGGCTGATGAAGAAGCGCAAGATCGAGTTGCGTCAGCTGTCCGCCGGGCGTTACGCCTCGGGCTTGCGCAAAGTGGTGCGCAGCCACGAACCGGTCAAGCTGGTGGACACCCTGGTGGTCGGCGCGTTTATCGAGGCCCGCAGTTGCGAGCGTTTCGAGGCGCTGGTGCCGCATCTGGATGAAGAGCTGGGCAAGTTCTACTTCGGCCTGCTGAAAAGCGAGGCGCGGCATTTTCAGGGTTATTTGAAACTGGCCTATCAATATGGTGACGCCAAGGACATCGCCCAGGTGATCGACAGGGTTCGCGTTGCCGAGCAGGCGTTGATCGAATCGCCGGATGTGGAGTTCCGGTTCCACAGTGGTGTGCCGGTACTCGCCTGA
- a CDS encoding universal stress protein, producing MQAIRSILVVLEPEHSESLALKRAKLIAGVTQAHLHLLVCDRKHDHSAMLGVLKAALLEDGFSVTTEQAWNESLHETIVDVQQAEGCGLVIKQHYPDSPLKKALLTPADWKLLRNCPTPVLLVKTSKPWTGGVILAAIDVGNTDGEHRTLHASIVDHGYDIASLARAHLHVVSAHPSPMLSAADPTLQLSETIEARYREQCKAFQAEFDIDDEHLHIAEGPADVLIPYMVHQLGASVTVIGTVARSGLSGALIGNTAEVVLDAVESDVLVLKPDTIMDHLEEIVTQH from the coding sequence ATGCAAGCCATCCGCAGCATCCTGGTGGTCCTCGAACCCGAACATTCGGAAAGCCTGGCGCTCAAACGGGCCAAACTGATTGCCGGTGTGACCCAGGCCCATCTGCACCTGCTGGTCTGTGACCGCAAGCATGACCACAGCGCCATGCTGGGCGTACTGAAGGCTGCCCTGTTGGAGGACGGTTTCAGCGTCACCACCGAGCAAGCCTGGAATGAAAGCCTGCACGAAACCATCGTCGATGTGCAGCAGGCCGAAGGCTGCGGGCTGGTGATCAAACAGCATTACCCCGACAGCCCGTTGAAGAAAGCCCTGCTGACCCCGGCAGACTGGAAACTGCTGCGCAACTGTCCAACCCCGGTGCTGTTGGTCAAGACGTCGAAACCCTGGACCGGCGGGGTCATTCTGGCGGCGATCGACGTCGGCAATACCGATGGCGAACACCGCACCTTGCACGCCAGTATCGTCGACCACGGTTATGACATCGCCAGTCTGGCCAGAGCCCATTTGCATGTGGTCAGTGCCCATCCCTCGCCGATGCTGTCGGCCGCCGACCCGACCTTGCAACTCAGCGAAACCATCGAGGCCCGCTATCGCGAGCAGTGCAAGGCCTTTCAGGCCGAGTTCGACATTGATGACGAGCACCTGCATATCGCGGAAGGCCCGGCGGATGTGCTGATTCCGTATATGGTGCACCAGCTGGGTGCGTCGGTGACGGTGATCGGCACGGTTGCGCGGTCCGGTTTATCCGGGGCATTGATCGGCAATACGGCGGAAGTGGTGCTGGATGCGGTGGAGAGTGACGTGCTGGTATTGAAGCCGGATACGATCATGGATCATCTGGAGGAGATTGTGACCCAGCATTGA
- a CDS encoding DUF1289 domain-containing protein, giving the protein MPNQTIKTPCVGLCSTVYGDLVCRGCKRFHHEVINWNGYNEEEKRAVWLRLEQLLSQVMASKLEIFDPQRLRWQLEQRKIRFVPHQSQYCWAYQLIARGARVINNLEAYGMVLMPEFRDWNLPELRDAIDREFFLLSEAHYQRYIAPGFLRDAFGG; this is encoded by the coding sequence ATGCCCAATCAGACCATCAAGACCCCCTGCGTCGGCCTTTGCTCCACTGTTTACGGTGACTTGGTGTGCCGTGGCTGCAAGCGTTTCCACCATGAAGTGATCAACTGGAACGGGTACAACGAGGAAGAAAAACGTGCGGTGTGGCTGCGACTTGAGCAGTTGCTGTCCCAAGTGATGGCCAGCAAGCTGGAAATTTTCGATCCCCAGCGCCTGCGATGGCAGCTGGAGCAACGCAAAATCCGTTTTGTGCCGCATCAGTCGCAATATTGCTGGGCTTATCAGCTGATCGCCCGTGGTGCGCGGGTGATCAACAATCTGGAAGCCTACGGGATGGTGCTGATGCCGGAGTTTCGCGACTGGAACCTGCCGGAACTGCGTGATGCCATCGATCGTGAGTTCTTTTTGCTCTCGGAGGCGCATTACCAGCGTTACATTGCGCCGGGGTTTCTCAGGGATGCGTTCGGCGGTTGA